One Pseudodesulfovibrio cashew DNA window includes the following coding sequences:
- the rplU gene encoding 50S ribosomal protein L21, whose amino-acid sequence MFAIIETGGKQYRVEEGLELKVDLLKADAGDALSIDSVLLVDKDGDTKIGAPYVDGAKVDCEVLGHSRGEKIIVFHKLSKKDARKTQGHRQDYTSIKVKSITA is encoded by the coding sequence ATGTTTGCTATCATCGAGACCGGCGGGAAGCAGTACCGCGTTGAAGAAGGTCTTGAACTCAAAGTAGATTTGCTGAAAGCCGATGCCGGCGACGCGTTGAGCATCGATTCCGTGCTCCTGGTTGACAAGGACGGCGACACCAAGATTGGTGCCCCCTATGTCGACGGTGCCAAGGTCGACTGCGAAGTCCTGGGACACTCCCGCGGCGAGAAGATCATTGTCTTCCACAAGCTGTCCAAGAAGGACGCCCGCAAGACCCAGGGCCACCGCCAGGACTATACTTCCATCAAAGTCAAATCCATCACGGCCTAG
- the rpmA gene encoding 50S ribosomal protein L27, with protein sequence MAHKKAGGSSRNGRDSAGQRRGVKRFGGQEVVAGNIIVRQVGSTFHAGEGVGTGKDYTLFALRDGIVKFEKYSRNKVVKTRVLVLPAEA encoded by the coding sequence ATGGCTCATAAGAAAGCTGGCGGTAGTTCCAGAAACGGACGCGACAGTGCAGGTCAAAGACGTGGCGTGAAGCGCTTCGGCGGCCAGGAAGTGGTTGCCGGCAACATCATCGTCCGTCAGGTCGGTTCCACCTTTCATGCCGGAGAAGGCGTCGGCACGGGCAAGGACTACACCTTGTTCGCCCTGCGCGACGGCATCGTCAAGTTCGAGAAGTACAGCCGCAACAAGGTCGTCAAGACCCGCGTGCTCGTTCTTCCCGCCGAAGCCTAG
- the obgE gene encoding GTPase ObgE yields the protein MRFVDEAIITVRSGKGGNGCASLRREANVPKGGPDGGDGGKGGDVVFRATNRLMSLYDFRLHRHYFARNGEGGMGRDRYGKAADDLYVDLPVGTLVFEVTEHEDGTTTEELLTDLVEDGTEMVICQGGKGGRGNLHFKSSTNRTPRYAEPGFPGEEKRIRLELKILADVGLLGLPSAGKSTFISQVSAARPKIAAYPFTTLVPNLGVIENDDYERMVIADIPGLIEGAHEGRGLGIQFLKHVERTRFLVHLLAVEDLNREDPLDGYEMLTQELREYSADLGEKIQIRAINKIDTLTSDELAELKATVESTGEKIYFVSALTGEGVDELLDAMWRQLVKLNDEEAARKESPSD from the coding sequence ATGCGATTTGTGGATGAAGCGATCATCACGGTGCGTTCAGGCAAGGGCGGCAACGGCTGCGCCAGCCTGCGACGCGAGGCCAACGTGCCCAAGGGCGGCCCTGACGGCGGCGACGGCGGCAAGGGCGGCGACGTGGTTTTCCGCGCCACCAACCGCCTGATGAGCCTCTACGACTTCCGGCTGCACCGCCACTACTTCGCCAGGAACGGCGAGGGGGGCATGGGCCGCGACCGCTACGGCAAGGCCGCAGACGATCTCTACGTGGATCTGCCCGTAGGCACCCTGGTCTTCGAGGTCACCGAACATGAGGACGGAACGACCACCGAGGAGCTCCTCACCGACCTGGTGGAGGATGGCACCGAAATGGTCATCTGTCAGGGCGGCAAGGGAGGACGCGGCAACCTGCACTTCAAGTCGTCCACCAACCGCACTCCGCGCTACGCCGAGCCCGGCTTCCCCGGTGAGGAGAAGCGCATCCGCCTGGAGTTGAAGATCCTGGCCGACGTCGGCCTGCTCGGGCTGCCCTCGGCGGGCAAGTCCACGTTCATCTCCCAGGTCTCGGCTGCCCGGCCCAAGATCGCGGCCTACCCCTTCACCACCCTGGTGCCCAACCTCGGCGTCATCGAAAACGACGACTACGAGCGCATGGTCATCGCAGATATCCCCGGCCTGATCGAGGGCGCGCACGAAGGCAGAGGACTGGGCATCCAGTTCCTCAAACACGTGGAGCGAACTCGTTTCCTGGTCCACCTCCTGGCCGTGGAGGACCTCAACCGCGAGGACCCGCTGGACGGCTACGAGATGCTCACTCAGGAGCTGCGCGAATACAGCGCCGACTTGGGAGAAAAGATTCAGATCAGGGCCATCAACAAGATCGACACCCTCACCTCCGACGAACTGGCCGAGCTCAAGGCCACGGTGGAGTCCACGGGAGAGAAAATCTACTTCGTCTCCGCCCTGACCGGCGAAGGCGTGGACGAACTCCTGGACGCCATGTGGCGCCAATTGGTCAAACTCAATGACGAGGAAGCGGCCCGGAAAGAATCCCCGAGCGATTAG
- a CDS encoding carboxymuconolactone decarboxylase family protein, which produces MNNERYERGLAKLREVDGELGEEVVAAIEEVAPGAGRLLLEFPFGDVYSRPGLGLKERELVTIAAMAAMGTCTPQLRVHVNGALNVGWTREEVVEAFVQLTVYAGFPAALNALFLAKEVFAERDAAGKA; this is translated from the coding sequence ATGAACAACGAACGGTATGAACGCGGATTGGCGAAGCTGCGAGAGGTGGACGGCGAGTTGGGCGAGGAAGTGGTGGCGGCCATAGAGGAGGTTGCCCCCGGCGCAGGACGGCTTCTGCTGGAGTTCCCCTTTGGCGACGTCTACTCCAGGCCCGGCCTTGGTCTCAAGGAGCGGGAGTTGGTGACCATCGCCGCCATGGCCGCCATGGGGACCTGCACACCGCAACTGCGGGTGCACGTCAACGGCGCGCTCAACGTGGGCTGGACCCGCGAGGAGGTAGTGGAGGCGTTTGTCCAGTTGACCGTCTATGCGGGGTTTCCGGCTGCCCTCAATGCGCTCTTTCTGGCCAAGGAGGTCTTTGCCGAGCGCGATGCGGCGGGAAAGGCATAG
- a CDS encoding LysR substrate-binding domain-containing protein — MDTRKLRYFVAVAERLNFRRAAEALHMTQPPLSQQIAALEEELETVLLVRDRRTVRLTPAGECLLEEARRILANLEIARQRVKDVGAGRTGRLRIGFVGPAIDGPLSADIRNFRRKHENVALELHELPTAAQLDSLRSGDLDLGMVRLVGHDASDLRCEVYHRERYVLAVPGDHPLAGRQSVTPADLDGEPMILFARRQNPILYDAWAASLADSGARLFVAQEAATKHTAVALAAAGHGIAPVPESTADTGRRGVRFIRFDGNIPPLELHAVYPPKSISPVRDAFLRSLDTDSGREKSA; from the coding sequence ATGGACACCAGAAAACTGCGCTATTTCGTGGCCGTGGCAGAGCGACTCAATTTCCGCAGGGCTGCCGAGGCCCTGCATATGACCCAACCACCGCTTTCCCAGCAGATTGCCGCTTTGGAGGAAGAATTGGAGACCGTTCTGCTCGTGCGAGATCGGCGCACGGTTCGCCTGACCCCGGCAGGAGAATGTCTGCTGGAGGAGGCCCGGCGTATCCTGGCCAACCTGGAAATCGCCCGACAGCGGGTAAAGGATGTTGGCGCGGGACGCACCGGAAGACTACGGATCGGCTTCGTGGGTCCGGCCATCGACGGCCCCCTGTCCGCAGACATTCGAAACTTCCGCCGGAAGCACGAGAACGTGGCCCTGGAACTGCACGAACTGCCCACGGCGGCGCAACTGGACAGCCTCCGGTCGGGAGACCTGGACCTTGGCATGGTCAGGCTCGTCGGACACGACGCCTCCGACCTGCGATGCGAAGTCTACCACCGGGAGCGATACGTGCTGGCCGTACCCGGAGACCACCCCCTGGCCGGACGTCAGTCTGTGACTCCTGCGGACCTGGACGGCGAGCCCATGATCCTCTTCGCCCGCCGCCAGAACCCCATACTGTACGACGCCTGGGCCGCCAGCCTGGCCGACTCCGGCGCACGCCTCTTCGTGGCCCAGGAAGCGGCCACCAAGCACACCGCCGTGGCCCTTGCCGCTGCAGGGCACGGAATCGCCCCGGTGCCGGAATCCACTGCCGATACAGGTAGACGGGGCGTCCGCTTCATCCGGTTTGATGGGAACATCCCGCCGCTTGAGCTGCACGCGGTCTATCCGCCCAAATCGATCTCGCCTGTTCGGGACGCCTTTCTGCGCAGCCTGGACACGGATTCCGGCCGAGAAAAATCCGCTTGA
- the proB gene encoding glutamate 5-kinase produces the protein MTQSDVNRSAFLKDIRRVVIKVGSAVLTTGEGLNPDAIDRLATQLSALRDRNIDVVLVSSGAVAAGRQRICERTRQCNKEYGDMASRQAASAIGQGRLMHDYDEAFAKHGKVTAQVLLTRSGLKFRDRFLNARNTLERLLEWGAIPIINENDTVSTHELEFGDNDTLGAMCLGLTGADLFVNLTSADGVFDRNPESNPDARAIPVIEDIASLDIEAMCDGKTNVGTGGMYSKLRAARRAAQLGVPTLIVSGKGAFDIPAALDGAERGTLVLPESKTVSSKKFWLAYHDDPSGSIMVDKGAANALLTKGKSLLPIGISAVEGCFDRGALVFIKDPDGEELGVGLTNFSSNELERVKGRRTSELADIIGPTSFDEAIHRDNMLLDAAI, from the coding sequence ATGACGCAATCCGATGTGAACAGGAGCGCATTCCTGAAAGATATTCGCCGAGTGGTGATCAAGGTGGGCAGCGCCGTGCTGACCACAGGAGAGGGGTTGAACCCGGACGCCATCGACCGTTTGGCGACCCAGCTCTCCGCCCTGCGGGACCGGAACATCGACGTGGTGCTGGTCTCTTCCGGCGCGGTGGCCGCCGGGCGGCAACGCATCTGCGAACGCACCAGGCAGTGCAACAAGGAATACGGCGACATGGCCTCGCGCCAGGCCGCCTCGGCCATAGGCCAGGGTCGGCTCATGCATGATTATGACGAGGCCTTCGCCAAGCACGGCAAGGTCACGGCCCAGGTCCTGCTGACCCGCAGCGGGCTTAAATTCCGCGACCGCTTCCTCAACGCGCGCAACACCCTGGAGCGCCTCCTTGAGTGGGGAGCCATCCCCATCATCAACGAGAACGACACGGTCTCCACCCACGAGCTGGAGTTCGGCGACAACGACACCCTGGGGGCCATGTGTTTGGGCCTGACCGGCGCAGACCTGTTCGTCAACCTGACCAGCGCAGACGGCGTATTCGACAGAAACCCGGAAAGCAACCCTGACGCGCGGGCCATCCCGGTCATCGAGGACATAGCCTCCCTGGACATCGAAGCCATGTGCGACGGCAAGACCAACGTGGGCACGGGCGGCATGTATTCCAAACTGCGTGCGGCCCGTCGGGCGGCCCAGCTGGGCGTGCCCACCCTGATCGTCTCGGGCAAGGGCGCGTTCGACATTCCGGCCGCCCTTGACGGCGCGGAACGCGGCACCCTGGTCCTGCCCGAATCCAAGACCGTTTCCAGCAAGAAATTCTGGCTCGCCTACCACGACGACCCGTCGGGCTCCATCATGGTGGACAAGGGTGCGGCCAATGCCCTGCTGACCAAGGGCAAATCCCTGCTCCCCATCGGCATTAGCGCGGTGGAGGGGTGCTTCGACCGCGGCGCACTGGTCTTCATCAAGGACCCGGACGGCGAAGAGCTGGGCGTGGGCCTGACCAATTTTTCCTCCAACGAGCTGGAACGCGTCAAAGGCAGGCGCACCTCCGAACTGGCAGACATTATCGGCCCCACCTCCTTTGACGAGGCGATTCACCGCGACAACATGCTCCTGGACGCCGCGATCTAA
- a CDS encoding MFS transporter, with product MRKLYLDKNLQYVFGITLMAVLGVSSIIPALPGIMKGLNISPVQIGMIISVFTLPGILVSPLVGVLADRMGRKVILVPSLFLFGIAGFACFFADTLEQLLVLRFIQGMGAGPLGVLYATIVGDLYEGRERAQAMGYNASVLAMGTAGFPAVGGVLALLGWNYPFILPLLALPLGLAIIAFMDNPEPKKTGSLGKYFSEALTRMKTRQAMALFATTLMTFMILYGPIVTYLPILLHTRFEANSATIGLVFLIASGFTGLASFQLGRLAGLLGQRTLLAAAGVFYGLSMLLMPSAPGLWHTVPPVICFGLAQGLNIPTVMTMLTTIAPMEQRGAFMAANGLLLRLAQTLAPMLTGGIYALFGMRAVFLSGLACAAVICGLALFSIDNIEHKDPA from the coding sequence TTGCGAAAACTCTATCTAGATAAGAATCTGCAATACGTCTTCGGCATCACCCTGATGGCCGTCCTCGGAGTCTCCTCCATCATCCCGGCCCTGCCCGGCATCATGAAGGGGCTGAATATCTCGCCGGTGCAGATCGGCATGATCATTTCGGTCTTCACCCTGCCAGGCATCCTGGTCTCCCCGCTGGTGGGGGTGCTGGCCGACCGCATGGGGCGCAAGGTCATCCTGGTGCCGTCCCTGTTCCTGTTCGGCATAGCTGGCTTCGCCTGCTTCTTTGCCGATACCCTGGAGCAGCTCCTGGTCCTGCGCTTCATTCAGGGCATGGGGGCCGGTCCGCTGGGCGTGCTCTACGCCACCATCGTCGGCGACCTGTACGAAGGCCGGGAACGCGCCCAGGCCATGGGCTACAACGCCAGCGTGCTTGCCATGGGCACGGCGGGCTTCCCGGCCGTGGGCGGCGTGCTTGCCCTGCTGGGGTGGAACTACCCGTTCATCCTGCCTCTGCTGGCCCTGCCGCTCGGCCTTGCCATCATTGCGTTCATGGACAACCCGGAACCCAAGAAGACGGGCAGTCTCGGAAAATATTTCAGTGAAGCGCTCACCAGGATGAAGACACGACAGGCCATGGCCCTGTTCGCCACCACCCTGATGACGTTCATGATCCTCTACGGCCCCATCGTCACCTATCTGCCCATCCTGCTGCACACCCGGTTCGAGGCCAACTCGGCCACCATCGGCCTGGTCTTTCTCATCGCTTCGGGCTTCACCGGCCTGGCCTCGTTCCAGCTCGGCAGGCTCGCCGGACTCCTCGGCCAGCGCACCCTGCTGGCGGCGGCAGGCGTATTCTACGGCCTGTCCATGCTGCTCATGCCCAGCGCACCCGGCCTGTGGCACACGGTTCCGCCGGTCATCTGCTTCGGCCTGGCCCAGGGGCTGAACATCCCCACGGTCATGACAATGCTGACCACCATCGCCCCAATGGAACAACGCGGTGCGTTCATGGCCGCCAACGGCCTGCTGCTCCGACTCGCCCAGACCCTGGCGCCCATGCTCACCGGCGGCATCTACGCCCTGTTCGGCATGCGCGCGGTTTTCCTCTCGGGCCTGGCCTGTGCCGCGGTCATCTGTGGCCTGGCCCTGTTCTCCATCGACAATATCGAGCACAAAGACCCGGCGTAG
- a CDS encoding helix-turn-helix transcriptional regulator yields the protein MSKKVGSSKPQRYVQPSLLMALSAGKSYGYELIQTIGEYGFLRGDAPPGMVYRHLRQMDDEGLVVSSWDAEGDGPAKRIYSITDEGREILEAWVMHMERQRDALDSFIKRYRGEDA from the coding sequence ATGTCGAAAAAAGTGGGCAGCTCCAAGCCGCAACGCTATGTGCAGCCGTCATTGCTGATGGCGTTGAGTGCTGGAAAATCATATGGTTATGAACTGATTCAGACTATCGGCGAGTACGGATTTCTCCGTGGGGACGCGCCTCCGGGCATGGTTTACCGCCACCTTCGTCAGATGGATGACGAAGGATTGGTGGTCTCCAGTTGGGACGCCGAGGGCGACGGTCCGGCCAAGCGGATCTATTCCATAACCGATGAGGGGCGGGAGATTCTGGAAGCGTGGGTCATGCACATGGAGCGTCAGCGCGACGCCCTGGATTCTTTTATCAAGCGGTATCGCGGCGAAGACGCATAG
- a CDS encoding uridine kinase gives MGKLIREKDEKGRLHIDTPLLGESLVDKNLLKRTEAGEYFRMQPDVNVLKIGGQSIMDRGAKALFPILEELVKAKEKHKILLMCGGGTRARHVYNIGVDLGMPTGVLSKLGDKVSAQNAEMLSVLLAKHGGAMIGHGDHLEQLHMYCQLGYLPITTGVPPYGFFEHPAELGSIPPHRTDCGACLLAENIGAKSLIYLKDEKGLYESDPKKGDRDTLKFIDKIHVDELLKMDLNDLIVERPVLTFLKNAKTLKSFQIIDVLRHPEHLHAALDGEHVGTIVYKD, from the coding sequence ATGGGTAAGTTGATAAGGGAGAAGGATGAAAAAGGCCGTTTGCACATAGACACTCCGTTGCTGGGGGAGTCCCTGGTGGATAAGAACCTGTTGAAGCGGACGGAGGCTGGGGAGTATTTCCGCATGCAGCCGGACGTCAATGTGCTCAAGATCGGCGGGCAGTCCATCATGGACCGGGGTGCCAAAGCGCTTTTCCCGATCCTGGAAGAGCTGGTCAAGGCCAAGGAAAAGCATAAAATTCTTCTTATGTGCGGCGGCGGCACGCGAGCCCGTCACGTCTACAACATCGGCGTTGACCTGGGCATGCCCACGGGCGTCCTCTCCAAGCTGGGCGACAAGGTTTCGGCTCAGAACGCCGAGATGCTCTCCGTCCTGCTGGCCAAGCACGGCGGAGCCATGATCGGTCACGGCGACCACCTGGAGCAGCTGCACATGTACTGCCAGCTCGGCTACCTGCCTATCACCACCGGCGTGCCGCCCTACGGCTTTTTCGAGCATCCGGCCGAACTGGGTTCCATTCCGCCCCACCGGACCGACTGCGGCGCATGTCTCCTGGCCGAGAACATCGGCGCCAAATCGCTTATCTATCTCAAGGATGAGAAGGGGCTGTACGAGAGCGATCCCAAGAAGGGCGACCGTGACACCCTGAAGTTTATCGACAAGATCCACGTGGACGAACTGCTCAAGATGGACCTCAACGACCTCATCGTGGAGCGTCCGGTCCTGACCTTCCTCAAGAACGCCAAGACCCTCAAGTCGTTCCAGATCATCGACGTCCTGCGCCACCCCGAACACCTGCACGCCGCCCTTGACGGCGAGCATGTGGGGACCATCGTCTACAAGGACTAG
- a CDS encoding molybdate transporter family protein — MRMRFDRMEWAGSLGDLGTLLPLSFALIMINGLSATGLFLSVGLMYVIGGLYYGIPIAVQPMKVVSAYAVGMALSAQVVTASGMLLAVLLLVLGATGLVDFVARVVPRAVVRGVQLSTGVLLLSKGVRMVIGTSPFQTMQGAAEPFLAISSIGPVPMSLIFGLGFAVVALLLLNSKRYPAGLVVVGFGAVAGALFGAWRELGGVDLGFHLPEILPFGFPTGADFSFALFALVLPQVSMTVGNAVIAYRDLSNEYFGKESLKVTDRAVCISMGLANVFSALVGGMPMCHGAGGLAAHYRFGARTNGANLIIGAAFIVLAILFGPGSVNALHLLPMGVLGVLLIFSGIQLALTVRDMRARTDLFIIVVMLGITLTANLAWAFGVGIALWHLFRKLNLTA, encoded by the coding sequence ATGCGCATGCGCTTCGACAGGATGGAATGGGCCGGTTCCCTTGGCGACCTTGGCACGCTGCTGCCGCTTTCCTTCGCCTTGATCATGATCAACGGGCTGTCCGCCACCGGACTGTTCCTGTCCGTTGGGCTCATGTACGTGATCGGCGGGCTCTATTACGGCATCCCCATCGCGGTACAGCCAATGAAGGTGGTCTCAGCCTATGCCGTGGGCATGGCCCTGTCCGCCCAGGTGGTCACGGCCTCGGGCATGCTGCTGGCCGTGCTTCTGCTCGTGCTCGGCGCCACCGGGCTGGTGGACTTCGTGGCCCGGGTCGTTCCCAGGGCGGTTGTGCGCGGCGTGCAGCTCTCCACCGGTGTGCTGCTGTTGTCCAAGGGCGTGCGCATGGTCATCGGCACCAGTCCCTTCCAGACCATGCAGGGCGCGGCAGAGCCGTTTTTGGCCATCTCTTCCATCGGGCCGGTGCCCATGTCCCTGATCTTCGGCTTGGGGTTCGCGGTCGTGGCCCTGTTGCTGCTCAACTCCAAGCGCTATCCCGCCGGACTGGTGGTCGTGGGCTTCGGAGCCGTGGCCGGGGCGCTCTTTGGAGCGTGGCGCGAATTGGGCGGGGTGGACCTCGGGTTCCATCTGCCGGAAATCCTGCCCTTTGGTTTCCCCACGGGTGCTGATTTCTCCTTTGCGCTCTTCGCCCTGGTTCTGCCGCAGGTCTCCATGACGGTGGGCAACGCGGTCATTGCCTACCGGGACCTGAGCAATGAATATTTCGGCAAGGAAAGCCTCAAGGTCACGGACCGCGCCGTGTGCATCTCCATGGGACTGGCCAACGTGTTCTCGGCGCTGGTGGGCGGCATGCCCATGTGTCACGGCGCGGGCGGGCTGGCCGCGCACTACCGCTTCGGGGCCCGGACCAACGGAGCCAACCTGATCATCGGGGCGGCCTTCATCGTTCTGGCCATTCTTTTCGGGCCGGGCTCGGTCAACGCGCTGCACCTCCTGCCCATGGGGGTGCTTGGCGTGTTGCTGATCTTTTCGGGCATCCAGCTCGCCCTGACGGTCCGGGATATGCGGGCGCGCACGGACCTGTTCATCATCGTGGTCATGCTCGGCATCACCCTGACCGCCAATCTGGCCTGGGCCTTCGGCGTGGGCATCGCGTTGTGGCATCTTTTCAGGAAGCTGAATCTAACGGCGTAG
- the argB gene encoding acetylglutamate kinase, with product MARYQHQAKSIIETLPFITDFYGKTIVIKYGGNAMIDEELKRAFALNVILLKYIGLNPVIVHGGGPQIGNMLKALNIESHFREGYRVTDDATMDVVEMVLVGKVNKEIVNLINLNGGNAVGLSGKDGMLIKAEPKELSIEKKNAPPEIIDLGKVGEVKSVNTALIRSLVAENFIPVIAPVGVDENGDTYNINADSVAGAVAAALGAKRLYLLTDVAGLLDKDGRLITSLTHKEAFECIDSGIITGGMIPKIKCCIEAVGVVEKAAIIDGRVENCILLELFTKSGIGTEVIQGSETYHDPY from the coding sequence ATGGCCCGGTACCAGCACCAGGCCAAGTCCATCATCGAGACCCTGCCGTTCATCACCGATTTCTACGGCAAGACCATCGTCATCAAATACGGCGGCAACGCCATGATCGACGAGGAGCTCAAGCGCGCCTTCGCCCTCAACGTCATCCTGCTCAAGTACATCGGCTTGAACCCGGTCATCGTACACGGCGGCGGGCCGCAGATCGGCAACATGCTCAAGGCACTGAACATCGAATCCCACTTCCGCGAAGGATACAGGGTCACCGATGACGCCACCATGGACGTGGTGGAGATGGTCCTGGTTGGCAAGGTCAACAAGGAGATCGTCAACCTGATCAATCTCAACGGCGGCAACGCCGTGGGCCTGTCCGGCAAGGACGGCATGCTGATAAAGGCCGAGCCCAAGGAACTCTCCATCGAAAAGAAGAACGCCCCGCCCGAGATCATCGACCTGGGCAAGGTGGGCGAGGTCAAGTCCGTGAACACCGCCCTGATCCGCTCACTGGTGGCAGAAAACTTCATCCCGGTCATCGCGCCCGTGGGCGTGGACGAAAACGGCGACACCTACAATATCAACGCCGACTCGGTTGCCGGAGCAGTGGCCGCCGCCCTGGGGGCCAAGCGCCTCTACCTGCTCACCGACGTGGCAGGGCTGCTGGACAAGGACGGCAGGCTGATCACCAGCCTGACCCACAAGGAAGCCTTCGAGTGCATCGACTCCGGGATCATCACCGGTGGCATGATCCCCAAGATCAAGTGCTGCATCGAGGCCGTGGGCGTGGTGGAAAAGGCGGCCATCATCGACGGCCGAGTGGAGAACTGTATCCTCCTGGAACTGTTCACCAAGTCAGGCATCGGAACCGAAGTGATCCAGGGCAGCGAGACGTATCACGACCCATACTAG
- a CDS encoding bacteriohemerythrin has product MTRIEWTDDLSVGLPEIDEQHKALFALANDLVAGIERGEGQTVLRDILTRLREYCFFHFDEEETYMQDIGYPKARAHAAEHALLSARATALSKLLENGESIPAEGAADFLEAWIFSHVLKEDVALKRYADAQG; this is encoded by the coding sequence ATGACACGCATTGAATGGACCGACGACCTGAGCGTAGGACTCCCGGAGATTGATGAGCAGCACAAGGCGCTGTTCGCCCTTGCCAACGATCTGGTGGCGGGAATCGAGCGCGGCGAAGGGCAGACCGTGTTGCGCGACATACTGACCAGGCTGCGGGAGTACTGTTTTTTCCACTTTGACGAAGAAGAGACGTACATGCAGGACATCGGCTATCCCAAAGCGCGAGCGCATGCGGCCGAGCACGCCCTGCTCTCGGCCCGAGCCACGGCCCTGTCCAAACTTCTGGAGAACGGAGAGTCCATCCCCGCAGAGGGTGCGGCGGACTTCCTGGAGGCCTGGATATTCAGCCATGTTCTGAAGGAGGATGTAGCCCTCAAGCGCTACGCCGACGCGCAGGGATAA
- the glp gene encoding gephyrin-like molybdotransferase Glp, which translates to MSHGFFTIISRAEFETLLKDFPPLEAQTVPLSQAAGRVLADGLTPAHDWPLTNRSCMDGYAVNARDVFGAGESNPGYLECTAHLSINEMPDMTIPPGECARIATGGVLPEGTDAVVMIEHTQEMDGTTVEIRKSVAPGENVMQRGEDAREGRTALPAGTVIRPQEIGLAAALGYDELSLFRRPRVGILSTGDELIEVHETPVPGQVRDVNTHTVAALVEAAGGVPTPYGIVKDDLESLSQALDRAIDENDLVLLSGGSSIGVRDLTVQAVETMEGSEILAHGVALSPGKPTILGRAKGKPVMGLPGQVTSALVVMHVLVLPLVRHMQGDAAAFDPTRRCLRKAELARNVPSKPGREDYVRIRLEEQSGQPPLAHPVLGKSGLLRTMIQAQGLAPIPADSEGLYEGQLIDVWII; encoded by the coding sequence ATGAGCCACGGATTTTTCACCATCATCAGTCGCGCCGAATTCGAGACGCTGCTCAAGGACTTCCCGCCCCTGGAGGCGCAAACCGTTCCCCTTTCGCAGGCTGCGGGCCGAGTTCTCGCCGACGGCCTCACCCCTGCCCATGACTGGCCCCTTACCAACCGCTCCTGTATGGACGGCTACGCGGTCAACGCCCGTGACGTGTTCGGAGCGGGGGAATCCAACCCCGGCTACCTGGAATGCACGGCCCACCTGTCCATCAACGAGATGCCGGACATGACCATCCCGCCGGGCGAATGCGCACGTATCGCCACTGGCGGCGTCCTGCCCGAGGGCACCGACGCCGTGGTCATGATCGAACACACCCAGGAGATGGACGGCACCACAGTGGAAATCCGCAAATCCGTGGCCCCCGGCGAGAACGTCATGCAACGCGGCGAAGATGCCCGGGAAGGCAGGACGGCCCTGCCCGCCGGGACCGTCATCAGGCCGCAGGAAATCGGTCTGGCCGCAGCTCTCGGCTATGATGAACTCTCACTTTTCCGCCGTCCCCGGGTAGGCATTCTGTCCACGGGCGACGAACTCATCGAGGTACATGAGACCCCGGTGCCTGGCCAGGTCCGCGATGTGAACACCCACACCGTGGCCGCACTGGTGGAAGCCGCCGGTGGCGTGCCCACACCCTACGGTATCGTCAAGGACGATCTGGAGAGCCTGAGCCAAGCCCTCGACAGGGCCATCGACGAGAACGATCTCGTGCTCCTGTCCGGCGGCAGTTCCATCGGCGTGCGCGACCTCACCGTCCAGGCAGTGGAGACCATGGAGGGCTCGGAAATTCTGGCCCACGGCGTGGCGCTGAGCCCTGGCAAGCCGACCATCCTCGGGCGCGCCAAAGGCAAACCGGTTATGGGCCTGCCGGGCCAGGTGACCTCGGCCCTGGTGGTCATGCATGTGCTCGTGCTGCCCCTGGTCCGCCACATGCAGGGCGACGCGGCCGCCTTTGATCCCACCCGCCGCTGCCTGCGCAAGGCCGAACTGGCACGCAACGTCCCCTCCAAACCAGGCCGCGAGGACTACGTTCGTATCCGCCTTGAAGAGCAATCCGGCCAACCACCCCTGGCCCACCCGGTGCTGGGTAAGTCAGGCCTGCTGCGGACCATGATCCAGGCACAAGGGTTAGCCCCCATTCCGGCGGATTCGGAAGGACTCTACGAAGGACAGCTGATTGATGTATGGATCATTTAA